The following coding sequences lie in one Rutidosis leptorrhynchoides isolate AG116_Rl617_1_P2 chromosome 4, CSIRO_AGI_Rlap_v1, whole genome shotgun sequence genomic window:
- the LOC139844932 gene encoding small ribosomal subunit protein RACK1-like: protein MADSLVLRGTMRAHTDWVTAIACPIDNSDMIVTSSRDKSIIVWRLTKEDKTYGVAQRRLTGHSHFVQDVVLSSDGQFALSGSWDGELRLWDLNAGTTARRFVGHTKDVLSVAFSIDNRQIVSASRDRSIKLWNTLGECKYTIQDSDAHTDWVSCVRFSPNNLQPTIVSSSWDKTVKIWNLTNCKLRSTLAGHGGYVNTVAVSPDGSLCASGGKDGMILLWDLAEGKRLYSLESASIIHALCFSPNRYWLCAATESSIKIWDLESKSIVVDLKVDLKQESEMAAEGTATQTNAGKTKVIYCTSLSWSADGSTLFSGYTDGVVRVWGIGRY from the exons atGGCCGATTCACTCGTCCTACGTGGCACCATGCGAGCCCACACCGATTGGGTCACCGCAATCGCCTGCCCAATCGACAACTCCGACATGATTGTCACCTCTTCCCGTGACAAATCAATCATCGTTTGGCGTTTAACGAAAGAAGACAAAACCTACGGAGTCGCACAACGCCGGTTAACCGGTCACTCTCATTTCGTTCAAGACGTTGTTCTTTCATCCGACGGCCAATTCGCCCTCTCCGGTTCATGGGACGGCGAGCTTCGTCTCTGGGACCTGAACGCCGGAACCACCGCTCGCCGTTTCGTCGGTCACACGAAAGACGTTCTCTCCGTCGCGTTCTCAATTGACAACCGTCAGATTGTCTCTGCGTCACGTGACCGTTCGATTAAACTATGGAACACTTTAGGTGAGTGCAAGTACACTATTCAAGATAGTGATGCGCATACTGATTGGGTAAGTTGTGTTCGATTTAGCCCTAATAATTTACAGCCAACAATTGTGTCTTCTTCATGGGATAAAACTGTTAAGATTTGGAATTTGACTAATTGTAAGTTGAGGTCAACTTTGGCTGGCCATGGGGGTTATGTGAACACGGTGGCTGTTTCACCTGATGGTTCATTGTGTGCTAGTGGTGGTAAAGATGGTATGATTTTGTTGTGGGATTTGGCTGAGGGTAAGAGATTGTATTCATTGGAATCAGCTTCAATAATTCATGCTTTGTGCTTTAGTCCAAATAGGTATTGGTTGTGTGCTGCTACTGAGAGCAGTATTAAGATTTGGGATCTTGAGAGCAAGAGTATTGTGGTGGATTTGAAGGTTGATTTGAAGCAAGAATCTGAAATGGCTGCTGAAGGAACTGCTACTCAGACCAATGCTGGCAAAACTAAG GTTATCTACTGCACAAGTTTGAGCTGGAGTGCAGATGGGAGCACCCTATTCAGTGGTTACACGGATGGAGTTGTTAGAGTTTGGGGTATTGGACGCTACTAG
- the LOC139844933 gene encoding uncharacterized protein codes for MLYNEEECSGNDSDTGFEEDMEALRRACSLTGINEPVDDLPTSSTVDGDYEVTDESEDEDLELLRSIQQRFSVPTDDIVTEQKPITMKPLNTILASGLSDDSGDDYETLCAIQRRFSQYNDDFDNCTESSIQRSEQVGATHNIDLGKESSPNIFVKRVNNGQGFLDSVDGRGSNQNSDNVTPNANAGHEPGSELVSTTDGGFPRSAQAFVEAINKNRTCQKFIRNKLIQIEAKLEENRKLKERVKILKDFQVACRKRTGRALSQKKDARIQLISVPKQRANASKLKDKSSLPMLQGPAENSQVANYRDAMSRYPFSLNRDPWSKEEKKNLMKGIKQQFQEVLMQNLFSAGDADSSYLDRMMKQIRDHILTPEEIKLFLPEVNWEHLASMYVTGRSGPECQSRWINCEDPSINQQPWNIQEDKKLQCMVQKQGLSNWIKVAKELNTNRTPFQCLARFQRSLNVSIIKNEWTRSEDEELRCAVAEYGDTNWQLVASTLEGRTGTQCSNRWKKTLNPLRKRVGKWDKDEDKRLKIAVRLFGAKNWNKIANFVPGRTQVQCRERWVNCLDPSLNMNEWTEEEDLKLKQAIEDHGYSWSRVAACIPPRTDSQCYRRWRVLFPHEVPMLQAARQLKKAMTLSNFVDRESERPDITVNDFITSPLLIESSTKVNEDNKISKNKKSRGGAKKRSRGAKKVAHTDKVFRLRDEDDVDDNNGHADVTAHGEGPTGSDEVTCINKEKPTRERRSVVKIRSRRARQVTRTQKALGLIEDENELGGNDDRAEITSHDRSRAVDGCNSEVIEKATRKRKRRSKKGGDKKDEALETDAILTNKTTIDEFSAAQDDAEPALHVINALIVYNEDGPISTNERSTVDPINECCSSMAKIDSTVEDEAHKKVMLTYKRRIKKRKESVELEKSRIEFSDQEMSGYCEIIQEEDEYDETLASFLSKVKRRRLEHR; via the exons ATGTTATACAACGAAGAAGAGTGTTCTGGAAATGATTCCGATACAGGGTTTGAAGAGGACATGGAAGCCTTAAGAAGGGCCTGCTCTCTCACAGGCATCAATGAGCCTGTTGATGATcttccaacatcatcaacagttgATGGAGATTATGAAGTCACTGATGAGTCTGAGGATGAGGATTTAGAGTTGTTGCGTAGTATACAACAACGGTTTTCTGTTCCCACCGATGACATTGTCACTGAACAAAAACCTATAACTATGAAACCTTTAAACACTATCCTAGCTTCAGGTTTATcagatgattctggggatgattaCGAAACTCTCTGTGCCATTCAACGGAGGTTCTCGCAGTACAATG ATGACTTTGACAACTGCACGGAGAGTTCAATACAGAGATCCGAGCAGGTTGGTGCAACTCATAACATAGATTTGGGAAAGGAATCTTCCCCTAATATTTTTGTAAAGAGAGTTAATAATGGACAAGGATTTCTAGATTCTGTAGATGGAAGAGGCAGCAATCAGAATTCGGATAACGTTACTCCAAATGCGAATGCGGGTCATGAACCTGGTTCTGAACTTGTTTCTACAACAGATGGTGGTTTTCCAAGATCCGCGCAGGCATTTGTTGAAGCTATCAACAAGAACAGAACATGTCAGAAGTTTATACGTAACAAGTTGATTCAGATTGAAGCCAAGCTTGAAGAAAATAGGAAGTTGAAGGAACGTGTAAAAATTTTAAAGGATTTCCAGGTGGCTTGTAGAAAAAGAACAGGGCGAGCATTGTCTCAGAAGAAGGATGCACGTATCCAACTAATATCTGTGCCAAAGCAGAGAGCTAATGCTTCAAAG CTCAAGGATAAAAGTAGTCTTCCGATGTTACAAGGTCCTGCTGAAAATTCCCAAGTTGCAAACTATAGAGATGCAATGTCAAGATATCCGTTTTCTTTGAATCGGGATCCTTGGTCTAAAGAGGAGAAGAAGAACCTCATGAAAGGAATTAAACAGCAATTTCAAGAAGTATTGATGCAAAACCTTTTCAG TGCTGGAGATGCAGATTCTAGTTATCTTGATCGCATGATGAAGCAAATCAGAGATCATATATTGACTCCTGAGGAAATCAAATTGTTCCTTCCTGAGGTTAATTGGGAACATTTGGCTTCCATGTATGTCACAGGCCGCTCTGGCCCTGAATGTCAATCAAG GTGGATTAACTGTGAGGATCCTTCGATTAATCAGCAGCCATGGAATATACAAGAGGATAAGAAACTTCAGTGTATGGTTCAGAAGCAGGGGCTTAGTAACTGGATAAAAGTTGCCAAGGAACTGAATACAAACAGAACGCCTTTTCAATGTTTGGCTCGCTTTCAAAGGAGTCTTAACGTGTCTATAATCAAAAATGAATGGACTCGATCTGAAGATGAAGAACTTCGTTGTGCAGTAGCCGAGTATGGTGACACTAATTGGCAGCTGGTTGCGTCTACACTTGAAGGAAGGACTGGTACGCAATGCTCAAATAG ATGGAAAAAGACTTTGAACCCACTAAGGAAGAGAGTTGGGAAATGGGATAAAGATGAGGACAAACGTCTCAAAATAGCCGTTAGGCTTTTTGGAGCAAAAAACTGGAACAAAATAGCTAATTTTGTGCCTGGCAGGACGCAAGTGCAATGCAGAGAAAG ATGGGTTAACTGCTTAGACCCTTCACTTAATATGAATGAGTGGACCGAAGAGGAGGATTTGAAATTGAAACAAGCAATTGAGGATCACGGTTATAGCTGGTCACGCGTTGCTGCATGTATTCCTCCTCGTACTGACAGTCAATGTTACAG GAGGTGGAGGGTGCTATTTCCACATGAAGTTCCTATGTTACAAGCAGCTAGACAGTTGAAAAAGGCCATGACTCTATCCAACTTTGTAGATCGAGAGAGCGAGCGCCCTGATATCACCGTCAACGATTTTATCACATCTCCTCTGCTAATAGAGTCAAGCACTAAAGTCAACGAAGATAATAAAATCTCCAAGAATAAAAAGTCAAG AGGCGGTGCTAAAAAAAGATCTAGGGGTGCTAAAAAGGTGGCTCATACAGACAAAGTGTTCAGATTAagagatgaagatgatgtggatgaCAATAATGGTCATGCTGATGTCACAGCTCATGGCGAAGGACCCACAGGATCCGATGaagttacttgtattaataaggaaAAACCCACTAGGGAGCGAAG AAGTGTTGTTAAAATTAGATCAAGGAGGGCTAGACAGGTTACTCGTACTCAAAAGGCATTGGGATTAATTGAAGATGAAAACGAACTTGGGGGCAATGATGATCGTGCTGAAATTACAAGCCATGATAGAAGTAGAGCGGTTGATGGGTGCAATTCTGAGGTTATAGAGAAAGCAACCAGAAAACGGAAACGAAG AAGCAAGAAAGGAGGTGATAAAAAGGATGAAGCTTTGGAAACTGATGCCATTTTAACGAATAAAACTACGATTGATGAGTTCAGTGCCGCCCAAGATGACGCAGAACCTGCACTTCACGTGATTAACGCGCTCATTGTCTACAATGAAGACGGGCCCATCTCCACAAACGAAAGAAGCACGGTTGATCCAATAAATGAATGTTGTTCCTCTATGGCGAAAATTGACAGCACAGTTGAGGATGAAGCACATAAAAAAGTCATGTTGACATATAAACGACGAATTAAAAAGCGTAAAGAAAGTGTCGAACTCGAGAAAAGTCGTATTGAATTTAGTGACCAAGAAATGAGTGGTTATTGTGAGATAATCCAAGAAGAAGATGAATATGACGAGACCCTTGCTTCGTTCTTGAGTAAGGTAAAGAGGAGGAGGCTTGAACATCGGTAA
- the LOC139842535 gene encoding uncharacterized protein, with the protein MKLKDPSAVQATNMIRPVSANEVKRAIFDVDNHKSPGPDGFTSEFFKSSREIVGDEITLAMQDFFKNGQLLTTLNHIVMALIPKVDVPSKVTDYRPIACCNVLYKCISKIIANRIKDSLGDIVNINQSAFIPGRRISDNILLTQELMRNYHLNKGTPMCAFKVDIQKAYDTVSWDFLKAILLQFGFHSVMVKWIMKFVSTVSFSININGELHGFFKGKRGLRQGDPLSPYLFTLVMEVLTLLLAKNAREIDMFKFHPKSASIKEIETLLKGFLWCQGTLKKGKAKVKWKDVCLPKSEGGLGIKNLREWNTALISTHIWNFWVVDVPSNASWSWRKILGVRNDLRGRFFNIVRNGNWTNVWYDVWTELGPLAELITPRMVHQSGLNLTLSVRDFVEQNGLNWPTEWLDRYPQLGSIVQPNLSLDNDGIKWRDMENHLHEFSVHQEKLKTRDKLKSWEVTANNGMVCSLCDQTPDSHDHLFFQFQFSKEVWHRVKSHMEFPIFSDNWKDFSLLERNNRLFKKKKRTVDQVYKAIYATVILKLMSIKWKTSPRTIRLNLVVLRDFRTLLLPLGYSL; encoded by the exons ATGAAGTTAAAAGACCCATCCGCGGTTCAAGCGACTAATATGATACGTCCGGTCTCAGCTAATGAAGTTAAAAGAGCCATCTTTGATGTTGATAATCATAAATCTCCGGGTCCGGATGGGTTTACTTCAGAGTTCTTTAAATCTTCACGGGAGATTGTTGGTGATGAGATTACGCTAGCTATGCAAGACTTCTTTAAAAATGGTCAGCTTCTCACGACGTTAAATCATATTGTCATGGCTTTAATTCCTAAGGTGGATGTTCCGAGTAAGGTAACAGATTATCGGCCGATTGCGTGTTGTAATGTGCTTTATAAGTGCATTAGTAAAATAATTGCTAATCGGATAAAAGACTCTCTTGGTGATATTGTGAACATAAATcaatcggccttcattcctgggaGGAGAATTTCAGACAATATTCTATTGACACAAGAGTTGATGCGAAATTACCATCTAAATAAGGGCACCCCCATGTGCGCTTTCAAAGTGGATATTCAAAAGGCATACGATACGGTAAGCTGGGATTTTTTAAAAGCCATTCTGTTGCAATTCGGTTTTCACAGTGTTATGGTGAAGTGGATCATGAAGTTTGTTTCCACGGTCTCGTTTTCGATTAACATTAATGGTGAACTTCATGGTTTTTTCAAAGGCAAAAGAGGGCTACGACAAGGTGATCCCCTATCTCCTTATTTATTTACGCTTGTTATGGAGGTTTTAACCCTTTTATTAGCAAAAAATGCGCGTGAGATTGATATGTTTAAGTTTCACCCGAAAT CTGCCTCTATAAAGGAGATTGAAActttgttgaagggctttttgtgGTGTCAAGGTACCCTTAAAAAGGGTAAGGCAAAGGTAAAGTGGAAAGATGTGTGTCTCCCGAAGTCGGAAGGGGGATTGGGTATTAAAAACTTAAGAGAGTGGAATACCGCATTGATTTCAACTCACATTTG GAACTTTTGGGTTGTCGATGTCCCGTCTAATGCAAGTTGGAGTTGGCGAAAAATCTTAGGAGTGCGTAATGATCTCCGAGGTCGGTTCTTCAATATTGTGCGTAATGGGAATTGGACTAATGTGTGGTATGATGTGTGGACTGAGCTAGGCCCGCTAGCTGAGTTGATTACTCCTCGCATGGTCCACCAATCGGGGCTTAATTTAACTCTTTCTGTTCGAGATTTTGTGGAACAAAATGGGCTCAATTGGCCCACTGAGTGGCTGGATCGGTATCCACAATTAGGCAGTATTGTGCAGCCTAATTTATCCCTGGATAATGATGGTATTAAATGGCGAGATATGGAAAATCACCTTCATGAGTTTTCGGTTCATCAG GAAAAATTAAAGACTCGAGATAAACTTAAGAGTTGGGAAGTGACGGCCAATAATGGTATGGTTTGTTCTTTATGTGATCAAACGCCTGACTCGCATGACCATTTGTTTTTTCAGTTCCAATTTTCTAAAGAAGTGTGGCATCGAGTTAAATCGCATATGGAGTTTCCCATATTTAGTGATAATTGGAAGGATTTTTCGCTTCTG GAGCGGAACAATAGGTTGTTTAAGAAGAAGAAAAGGACGGTGGATCAGGTGTACAAGGCTATTTACGCAACTGTTATATTGAAGCTAATGTCCATCAAATGGAAGACTTCTCCCCGGACGATCCGTCTAAA CTTGGTTGTTTTGAGAGACTTTAGGACACTCCTATTGCCATTGGGCTACTCTTTGTAA